A region from the Alnus glutinosa chromosome 5, dhAlnGlut1.1, whole genome shotgun sequence genome encodes:
- the LOC133869494 gene encoding probable arabinosyltransferase ARAD1 — MNKERKAWLQNQNITAVLFFVLFIYVFFHTIPSASTPSHTVSVPSSSNPSRVKIYLYPLPRKFTNGVVERYWRARGIFDVANLKYPSHQHSAEWHLLLDLTRDERDRVGSPVMRVSNPEEADLFYVPFFSSLSWVASKIRSLNGSVRSTKPWDAEAQEELVAWLEEKEHWRRSQGRDHVVMCQNPNALWRVKDRIKNAVWVVSDSRRVRPHHLSLAKDVVVPYSHRVSTYHGGIGVEKRKTLLFFVGNRYRPGVGKVRELLFQTLENEEDVIIKYGAPSRNNQLLASQGMHSSKFCLHPAGSTPASCRLFDAIHSLCIPVIVSDNIELPFEDVIDYRKIAIFVQSTYAVKQGFLVMMLRNVTTERILEYQRELKLVRRYFDYKDRNGPVNEIWRQVLQKLPLIKLMINRDKRLAMMHVIEPDYSCICSNKTGVTMATV, encoded by the exons ATGAACAAGGAGCGGAAGGCATGGCTACAGAACCAGAACATCACCGCCGTCCTCTTCTTCGTCCTCTTTATCTACGTCTTTTTCCACACTATTCCCTCGGCCTCAACCCCCTCGCACACCGTTTCCGTTCCCAGTAGCTCAAATCCCTCCCGCGTGAAAATTTACCTCTATCCTCTCCCGAGAAAGTTCACGAACGGCGTCGTCGAGCGCTACTGGAGGGCACGGGGGATCTTCGACGTGGCAAACCTCAAGTACCCGAGTCACCAACACTCTGCCGAGTGGCACTTGCTCCTGGACTTGACCAGAGATGAAAGAGACCGGGTCGGGTCACCTGTCATGCGGGTCTCGAATCCCGAAGAGGCGGATTTGTTTTACGTGCCGTTCTTCTCATCGTTGAGCTGGGTCGCGAGCAAGATCCGTTCTCTAAACGGGTCAGTTCGGTCCACGAAGCCGTGGGACGCGGAAGCTCAGGAGGAGTTGGTGGCATGGTTGGAGGAGAAGGAGCACTGGAGGAGGAGCCAGGGGAGGGACCATGTAGTGATGTGCCAGAACCCGAATGCGCTGTGGCGGGTGAAGGATCGGATCAAGAACGCAGTGTGGGTGGTGTCGGATTCCAGGCGGGTCAGACCGCACCACTTGTCGTTGGCCAAGGACGTGGTCGTGCCGTACTCGCATCGGGTTAGCACGTACCATGGAGGTATCGGTGTTGAGAAGCGGAAAACGTTGTTGTTCTTCGTGGGCAATCGGTATCGCCCAGGG GTAGGCAAAGTCCGTGAGTTGCTTTTTCAAACActtgaaaatgaagaagatgtcATAATAAAGTATGGAGCACCATCACGAAATAATCAGCTTTTAGCTTCACAAGGGATGCACTCATCCAAGTTCTGCTTACATCCTGCTGGTTCAACGCCGGCATCATGTCGACTTTTTGATGCTATACATAGCTTGTGTATCCCAGTAATAGTCAGTGACAATATTGAATTGCCCTTTGAAGATGTCATTGACTACAGAAAGATTGCAATATTTGTACAATCCACCTACGCTGTAAAGCAGGGATTTTTAGTTATGATGTTGAGAAATGTAACCACCGAGAGGATTCTGGAGTACCAGCGGGAGCTGAAGTTG GTGAGACGATACTTTGACTATAAAGATCGAAATGGACcagtaaatgaaatttggcgCCAAGTATTGCAGAAGCTTCCATTGATTAAACTGATGATAAATCGTGACAAAAGGCTTGCCATGATGCATGTGATTGAACCAGACTACTCTTGTATCTGTTCAAACAAAACTGGGGTTACTATGGCCACCGTATGA
- the LOC133868521 gene encoding probable arabinosyltransferase ARAD1: MSGRPHAKRSKPTSPPPLSSSNAFQNQTQTQTQTLTLISGMARKSSLLKQTLATILIILIVYALLNTFLSPANSFSSFSSKTTLPFNYANSASIDELSRRGEFSRENMQNFPGKSAPRLKVYLYDLPRRFTHGVIEHHSMARGGRPVDDVTLLKYPGHQHMAEWYLFSDLIRPESERVGSPVVRVLDPDEADLFYVPYFSSLSLIVNPARPSQDRARALYSDEENQDALVDWLEEQEYWKKNNGRDHVIIAQDPNALYRAIDRIKNSILLVSDFGRLKMDQASLVKDLILPYSHRISTYNGDLGVDKRKTTLFFMGARYRKEGGKIRDLLFQLLENEEDVIVRHGTQSRENRRAATRGMHTSKFCLNPAGDTPSACRLFDSIVSLCVPVIVSDKIELPFEDVIDYRKIAIFVDTASALKPGFLISTLRSVTSESILEYQRELKEVKHYFEYGQPNGTVNEIWRQVSQKLPLIKLMINREKRLVRREQTEPDCSCVCSNQSGTDTTL, from the exons ATGAGCGGACGACCCCATGCCAAGCGATCCAAACCCACTTCACCACCTCCTCTCTCCTCTTCCAATGCCTTCCAAAACCAAACGCAAAcgcaaacccaaaccctaaccctcatTTCCGGAATGGCGCGGAAATCGTCGCTGTTGAAGCAAACCCTAGCCACCatcctcatcatcctcatcgtctACGCCTTGCTCAACACCTTCCTCAGCCCCGCCAACTCTTTCTCCTCCTTTTCCTCCAAGACCACTCTCCCCTTCAACTACGCGAATTCCGCTTCCATCGATGAATTGTCTCGACGAGGCGAATTTTCTCGGGAAAATATGCAAAACTTCCCAGGAAAATCAGCTCCGCGTTTGAAAGTCTACCTCTACGATCTGCCCAGGAGGTTCACGCACGGCGTCATCGAGCATCATTCCATGGCCCGTGGTGGTCGACCCGTTGACGACGTGACGCTGCTCAAGTACCCTGGCCACCAGCACATGGCGGAGTGGTACTTGTTCTCGGATCTGATCCGACCCGAATCGGAGCGTGTCGGATCGCCCGTCGTCAGAGTTCTGGACCCTGACGAAGCGGACCTGTTCTATGTGCCGTACTTCTCGTCCTTGAGCCTGATCGTAAACCCGGCCCGGCCATCTCAGGACCGGGCCCGGGCTCTGTACAGCGACGAGGAGAATCAGGATGCCTTGGTGGATTGGCTGGAGGAACAGGAGTATTGGAAGAAGAACAATGGGCGGGACCACGTGATCATAGCCCAGGACCCAAACGCTTTGTACAGAGCGATCGATAGGATTAAGAACAGCATTTTGTTGGTTTCGGATTTCGGGCGGTTGAAGATGGACCAGGCGTCGCTGGTCAAGGACCTGATCTTGCCGTACTCGCACCGGATCAGTACTTATAACGGCGATCTGGGCGTCGACAAACGGAAGACGACGTTGTTCTTCATGGGTGCTCGATATCGCAAAGAG GGAGGAAAAATTCGTGATTTGCTTTTCCAACTACTTGAAAATGAAGAGGATGTCATAGTAAGACATGGAACACAATCCAGAGAGAATCGACGTGCTGCCACACGGGGGATGCATACATCTAAATTCTGTTTAAACCCTGCTGGTGATACTCCATCAGCCTGCCGACTCTTTGATTCTATAGTTAGCTTGTGTGTTCCAGTGATAGTCAGTGACAAAATTGAATTGCCTTTTGAAGATGTTATAGACTATAGAAAGATTGCAATATTTGTAGATACCGCCTCTGCTCTTAAACCTGGATTCTTAATTTCAACACTGAGATCAGTAACCAGTGAGAGTATTCTGGAATATCAGAGAGAGCTGAAAGAG GTGAAACATTACTTTGAATATGGACAGCCAAATGGAACGGTGAACGAAATCTGGCGCCAAGTCTCGCAGAAGCTACCCTTAATCAAATTGATGATTAATCGGGAAAAGCGGCTTGTCAGGAGGGAACAAACTGAGCCAGACTGCTCTTGCGTTTGTTCGAACCAGAGTGGGACAGACACCACCTTATGA